A DNA window from Engystomops pustulosus chromosome 10, aEngPut4.maternal, whole genome shotgun sequence contains the following coding sequences:
- the LOC140104623 gene encoding metabotropic glutamate receptor 2-like, with product MRFAIEEINRNSNILPGIKLVSSFRFICDTIIGSKPERVMNSTIAAVVGGESDFVIDQTLPYIQSLKVPAITYTIGKSQLPKQSFLLNMVPPVSYQFKAIIDLLIHHGWTYVSIVASYYPFESVVEEFKRKAEYHKICFAASVIISNVKYYMMDFRSLRDDPRAQVLVLFVLPSLLEELMTASYAHNFSFTWVVVTPWKLPDMFLKTYNKAVGRVIAVDIQSHPLHRFIEYFQTKTEANPYNTDPQIKPLFSDDFSKPREKIKFSPKIQFLVNAVYAIAHALQNMSSSTCPDMSADCVREHNDIFMTFQRQTRFTAPLIPPDVQYTVKFDHNSYGPARYDIFTIQEINGSFQYQQIGSWAEKLTLNSNQIMWENNTAPESSCGKTCGNQEKKMTVPGYPCCWECQKCQPNQIVINETTCKACDLGYRPDTDHNNCSELPVDYIRWGDGLAIGSLCFSGLGILSTIFVGGVLLWNNNTPIVKASGREFCYILLSGVLLLYIMTFIFIAHPSVVICGLRRLGLAASFAICYSALLTKTNRITRIFNSAQKGIAPPRYINLASQLSICLALITCQILGLVIWLIVDPAEVIEIPSPINQILILKCKSGDIRILLSLGYNVLLILLCTVYAFKTRKYPENFNEAKCIGFTMYTTCIIWLSSLPVYYVTSNNYKVQVITLCASISLCGLVILGGLFVPKLYIIFFHPEKNVQRGKWVKPSSYTESSHGTTGEVFLSH from the exons ATGAGATTCGCCATAGAAGAAATTAATAGAAATTCCAATATTCTTCCAGGGATAAAACTGGTCTCATCCTTCAGGTTCATCTGTGACACAATAATAGGGTCAAAACCGGAACGTGTGATGAATTCAACTATAGCAGCGGTCGTTGGAGGTGAAAGCGACTTTGTAATTGATCAG ACTCTTCCTTACATCCAAAGTTTAAAAGTCCCAGCAATCACCTATACCATCGGCAAATCACAATTACCCAAACAATCTTTCCTCCTAAACATGGTGCCCCCTGTCTCATATCAGTTTAAAGCTATTATAGATCTCCTCATCCATCATGGTTGGACCTACGTCTCCATTGTGGCTTCGTACTACCCTTTTGAATCAGTTGTAGAAGAATTCAAGAGAAAAGCCGAATATCATAAGATCTGTTTTGCTGCCAGTGTAATAATAAGTAACGTAAAATACTACATGATGGACTTCAGGAGCCTGCGGGATGACCCCAGAGCTCAAGTGCTGGTTCTGTTTGTTCTGCCAAGTCTTCTCGAAGAACTCATGACTGCTTCTTATGCACACAATTTCTCCTTCACCTGGGTGGTCGTCACTCCCTGGAAATTACCAGATATGTTTTTGAAGACATATAATAAAGCTGTAGGACGTGTCATTGCCGTGGACATCCAGTCTCATCCCCTGCACAGATTTATAGAATATTTCCAGACAAAGACGGAAGCAAACCCCTATAATACAGATCCACAGATCAAACCCTTGTTTTCTGATGATTTTTCAAAGCCTagggaaaaaataaaattttcaccCAAGATCCAGTTTCTCGTGAACGCAGTGTACGCCATCGCTCACGCCCTGCAGAACATGTCCTCCTCCACCTGCCCCGATATGAGCGCGGACTGTGTGAGGGAGCACAATGACATCTTCATGACATTTCAACGACAGACAAGATTTACCG CTCCATTAATTCCTCCGGATGTTCAGTACACGGTGAAGTTTGACCACAATAGTTATGGACCTGCCCGATACGACATCTTCACCATCCAGGAGATCAATGGAAGCTTCCAGTACCAGCAGATTGGATCCTGGGCAGAGAAGCTGACACTCAACAGCAATCAGATTATGTGGGAGAATAACACGGCGCCTGAATCCAGCTGTGGCAAAACTTGTGGAAACCAAGAAAAGAAGATGACTGTGCCCGGGTATCCTTGCTGTTGGGAATGCCAAAAGTGTCAACCAAATCAGATTGTAATAAATGAGACCACATGTAAAGCCTGTGACCTCGGGTACCGGCCCGACACAGACCACAATAACTGCTCCGAGCTCCCTGTAGATTACATCCGGTGGGGGGATGGACTGGCTATCGGATCGCTCTGCTTCTCCGGCCTGGGAATACTTTCCACCATCTTTGTGGGCGGAGTCCTGTTATGGAATAACAACACCCCAATAGTGAAGGCCTCGGGGCGAGAGTTCTGTTACATCCTGCTgagtggagtcctgctcctctatATCATGACTTTTATCTTCATTGCTCATCCTTCTGTTGTCATCTGTGGTCTCCGACGCCTGGGACTTGCCGCATCATTCGCTATTTGTTATTCTGCCTTATTGACCAAGACCAATCGTATCACCCGCATCTTCAACAGCGCCCAGAAGGGGATTGCACCGCCGCGCTACATCAACCTGGCGTCCCAGCTGTCTATCTGCCTGGCCCTCATCACCTGCCAgatcctggggctggtgatatggcTGATTGTAGACCCGGCTGAGGTCATTGAGATCCCATCTCCCATTAACCAAATCTTAATTCTGAAGTGTAAATCAGGAGACATCAGGATACTGCTCTCCCTGGGGTacaatgtcctcctcattctcctctgcACAGTCTACGCCTTCAAGACCCGCAAGTATCCAGAAAACTTCAATGAAGCCAAATGTATTGGATTCACCATGTACACCACCTGCATCATCTGGTTGTCCTCCCTGCCCGTCTACTATGTCACCTCCAATAATTACAAG GTTCAGGTCATCACTCTCTGCGCCTCCATCAGTCTCTGCGGTCTCGTCATACTTGGTGGTCTCTTCGTGCCAAAACTTTATATCATCTTCTTTCACCCGGAGAAGAATGTACAGAGAGGAAAGTGGGTGAAACCCTCCAGT